A genomic segment from Desulfonatronum lacustre DSM 10312 encodes:
- a CDS encoding PFL family protein yields MLTEKEVLTTLEMLRNEHLDVRTVTLGLSLFDLATHDVGRFQDRLLSRITGMAASLVDVCDEVGDIYGIPVVNKRISVSPMAVVGAPFSSRELVQTAMTLDQAAQEVGVDFIGGFSALVEKGLARGDLSLIEAVPEALTATSRLCASFNVATTAAGINMDAVLLLAKTIKAAAARTADQDGLACAKLGVFANIPQDVPFMAGAYLGVGEPNAVINVGVSGPGVVKRALERAMEADDHLALDEISEVIKRTAFKVTRIGELIGREVAKRLNVPFGVVDLSLAPTPNVGDSVGEIFQVLGLAHIGAPGSTAALAMLNDAVKKGGAFASSSVGGFSGAFIPVSEDLNIAQAAAEGHLTLPKLEALTSVCSVGLDMVALPGDTSAETLAAIIADEMAIGVINRKTTAARLIPVPGKKAGEKAFFGGLLGEAVIIPVPGSGGSDRFINLGGRVPAPLQSLGN; encoded by the coding sequence ATGCTGACGGAAAAAGAAGTTTTGACCACGTTGGAAATGCTGCGCAACGAACATCTGGACGTGCGCACGGTGACCTTGGGCCTGAGTCTTTTCGATCTGGCCACCCACGATGTCGGCCGGTTTCAGGATCGGTTGCTGTCCCGGATCACCGGAATGGCCGCTTCGCTTGTGGACGTGTGCGACGAGGTGGGGGATATTTACGGGATTCCGGTGGTCAACAAGCGCATTTCCGTCAGCCCCATGGCCGTGGTCGGTGCGCCGTTCTCCTCCCGGGAACTGGTCCAGACGGCCATGACCCTGGACCAGGCGGCCCAGGAAGTGGGCGTGGATTTCATCGGCGGGTTCAGCGCCCTGGTGGAGAAAGGGTTGGCCCGGGGCGACCTGAGTCTGATTGAGGCGGTCCCGGAAGCCCTGACCGCCACGTCCCGGCTCTGCGCCTCCTTCAACGTGGCCACCACCGCCGCGGGGATCAACATGGACGCCGTGCTCTTGCTGGCCAAGACCATCAAGGCCGCGGCGGCCAGGACCGCGGACCAGGACGGCCTGGCCTGCGCCAAGCTGGGGGTCTTCGCGAACATTCCCCAGGACGTGCCCTTCATGGCCGGGGCCTATCTGGGCGTGGGCGAACCCAATGCCGTGATCAACGTGGGCGTGAGCGGGCCGGGCGTGGTCAAGCGGGCCTTGGAGCGGGCCATGGAGGCCGACGACCACCTGGCCCTGGACGAGATTTCCGAGGTCATCAAGCGCACGGCCTTCAAGGTGACCCGGATCGGCGAACTCATCGGCCGGGAGGTGGCCAAGCGCCTGAACGTGCCCTTCGGCGTGGTGGACCTGTCCCTGGCTCCTACGCCCAACGTCGGGGATTCCGTCGGGGAAATCTTTCAGGTGCTCGGCCTGGCCCACATCGGGGCTCCCGGTTCCACCGCGGCCCTGGCCATGCTCAACGACGCGGTGAAAAAGGGCGGGGCCTTTGCCAGCTCCTCGGTGGGCGGATTCAGCGGGGCCTTCATCCCGGTCAGTGAAGACCTGAACATCGCCCAGGCCGCGGCCGAGGGCCACCTGACCCTGCCCAAGCTGGAGGCCCTGACCAGCGTCTGCTCCGTGGGCCTGGACATGGTCGCCCTGCCCGGCGACACCTCGGCCGAAACCCTGGCCGCGATCATCGCCGACGAGATGGCCATCGGCGTGATCAACCGCAAGACCACCGCGGCCCGGCTGATCCCGGTTCCCGGCAAAAAAGCCGGAGAAAAAGCCTTTTTCGGCGGCCTGCTGGGCGAAGCCGTGATCATCC
- a CDS encoding glycine cleavage system protein R, whose product MSNHTKKMMIAVFGQDRPGIVARVSGLLAEMGCNIEDATQTILHDRFAGMFVVQPVQESLAREQVLRALEDGFQGEELTFWLSPMEEAAPPKPAQGATDPFVLTTIGPDQLGLVAGVTGVLARFGVNITALRANVKTEDVSQWVMIYEVDVPKSVDRQQFREALHGKAQELDQRLSLQHRDIFETVHRV is encoded by the coding sequence ATGTCCAATCATACGAAAAAAATGATGATCGCCGTTTTCGGCCAGGACCGTCCGGGGATCGTGGCCCGGGTTTCCGGGTTGTTGGCCGAAATGGGCTGCAATATCGAAGACGCCACGCAAACCATCCTGCATGACCGGTTTGCCGGAATGTTCGTGGTCCAGCCGGTTCAGGAGAGCCTGGCCCGGGAACAGGTTCTGCGGGCGCTTGAGGATGGCTTTCAAGGCGAGGAACTGACCTTCTGGTTGTCGCCCATGGAAGAAGCGGCGCCGCCCAAACCAGCCCAGGGTGCGACGGACCCGTTCGTACTCACCACCATCGGCCCGGACCAGCTTGGCCTGGTGGCCGGAGTGACCGGAGTCCTGGCCCGGTTCGGCGTGAACATCACGGCCTTGCGGGCCAACGTCAAAACCGAGGATGTTTCTCAGTGGGTCATGATCTACGAAGTGGACGTGCCCAAATCAGTGGATCGGCAGCAGTTCAGGGAAGCGCTCCACGGCAAGGCCCAGGAACTCGACCAACGCCTCAGCCTCCAACACCGGGACATTTTTGAAACGGTGCATCGGGTTTGA
- the pruA gene encoding L-glutamate gamma-semialdehyde dehydrogenase yields the protein MHDADFEARVVTRGRQFFGSIQGEAPSVFNKGFWTGKVMDWAMQNEDFKVQLFRFVDVLPYLNTSESLQRHIEEYFSGQGSGDIPAVLKWGAEKSGGLFGAFAAKAMGKLIRSNIEGMARQFIIGQNTKEAVSSLQKIRKDGFAFTVDLLGEATVSEEEAQAYMDGYMELLDALAKVQSSWKPLASSGGASADLDWGHTPRLNVSIKPSALYSQAKAVDVEDTVRGILSRLRPIYARVKELGGALCIDMESLKFKEATLELFKRLRTEPEFRDYPHLSIVLQSYLRCTDEDLKDLIDWAKAQNLPIGIRLVKGAYWDQETIVAVQNGWPVPVWTKKPETDAAFERHARMILEQQNLIYFQCGSHNIRSISMVMETAKDLGVPPERYEFQVLYGMAEPVRKGLKNVADRVRLYCPYGELLPGMAYLVRRLLENTANESFLKQSFADQADMDRLLENPLKTLERDKARAFAPETSTGNPLGASAFKNMPLVDFTVPEARSAFPEAIAKVRAQKGKNWPVFIGGKEVFTQDLIASYNPADPDEVLGQVCQAGREEVDQALDAARKALPGWRDTSPEERAAYLFKAADVCRRRVYELSAWQVLEVGKQWDQAYNDVAEAVDFLEYYAREMIRLGVPRRMGNAPGEVNELFYQPKGIAAVIAPWNFPFAISMGMVSAAIVAGNPVIYKPSSLSSLVGYGLVEVFQEIGLPEGVFNYCPGRSRVMGDYLVEHPDISVIAFTGSVEVGLRIIEKAAKVHPGQDQCKRVIAEMGGKNAIIIDDDADLDEAVPQVIYSAFGFQGQKCSACSRVIVLDAIYDRFMTRLREAALAVKIGPSEHPGNFMGAVVDTGQQKNVWAAIETAKQEGRIVVQREVPEKGCFVPLTIVEGIRPEHRTAQEEIFGPVLAVMRAKDFTEALDMANNSRFALTGGVFSRSPKRLEQAKREFRVGNLYLNRNNTGALVFRQPFGGFKMSGVGSKAGGPDYLIQFLDPRVVTENTMRRGFAPIAGDDEWVG from the coding sequence ATGCATGACGCGGACTTTGAAGCTCGGGTCGTCACCCGGGGGCGACAGTTTTTCGGTTCCATTCAGGGCGAAGCGCCCAGCGTCTTCAACAAAGGCTTCTGGACCGGCAAGGTCATGGATTGGGCCATGCAGAACGAGGACTTCAAGGTCCAGTTGTTCCGGTTCGTGGACGTGCTTCCCTACCTGAACACGTCCGAGTCCTTGCAGCGTCATATTGAGGAATATTTCTCCGGCCAGGGCAGCGGGGACATTCCCGCGGTCCTGAAATGGGGCGCGGAAAAGTCCGGTGGCTTGTTCGGGGCCTTCGCGGCCAAGGCCATGGGCAAGCTCATCCGTTCCAACATCGAGGGCATGGCCCGTCAGTTCATCATCGGCCAGAACACCAAAGAAGCCGTTTCCAGTCTGCAAAAAATCCGCAAGGACGGCTTTGCTTTCACCGTGGACCTGCTGGGCGAGGCCACGGTCAGCGAGGAGGAGGCCCAGGCCTACATGGACGGGTACATGGAACTGCTGGACGCCCTGGCCAAGGTCCAATCCTCCTGGAAGCCCCTCGCGTCCTCCGGCGGCGCGTCCGCGGATCTGGACTGGGGCCACACGCCCCGGCTGAACGTCTCCATCAAGCCCTCGGCCCTCTACTCCCAAGCCAAGGCCGTGGACGTGGAGGACACGGTGCGGGGCATCCTCTCCCGGTTGCGGCCCATCTACGCCCGGGTCAAGGAACTGGGCGGCGCGCTGTGCATTGACATGGAATCCCTCAAGTTCAAGGAAGCCACCCTGGAGCTGTTCAAGCGGCTACGCACCGAGCCGGAGTTCCGGGATTATCCGCACCTGAGCATCGTGCTCCAGTCCTATCTGCGCTGCACGGACGAGGACCTGAAAGACCTGATCGACTGGGCCAAGGCCCAAAACCTGCCCATCGGCATCCGCCTGGTCAAAGGGGCCTACTGGGATCAGGAAACCATCGTCGCGGTTCAGAACGGCTGGCCCGTCCCGGTCTGGACCAAAAAGCCGGAGACCGACGCGGCTTTTGAGCGCCACGCCCGGATGATTCTGGAACAACAGAACCTGATTTATTTTCAGTGCGGTTCCCACAACATCAGGTCCATTTCCATGGTTATGGAAACGGCCAAGGACCTCGGGGTCCCCCCGGAGCGCTACGAATTTCAGGTGCTCTACGGCATGGCCGAACCCGTGCGCAAAGGCCTGAAGAACGTGGCCGACCGGGTCCGGCTGTACTGCCCCTACGGCGAGCTGCTGCCGGGCATGGCGTACCTGGTACGCAGGCTGCTGGAAAACACGGCCAACGAGTCTTTCCTGAAGCAGAGCTTCGCGGATCAGGCGGACATGGACCGGCTCCTGGAAAATCCTCTGAAGACCCTGGAGCGGGACAAGGCCAGGGCCTTTGCTCCGGAAACCTCCACCGGCAACCCCCTGGGCGCTTCCGCCTTCAAGAACATGCCTCTGGTGGACTTCACCGTGCCCGAGGCCCGTAGCGCCTTCCCCGAGGCCATTGCCAAGGTCCGCGCCCAAAAGGGCAAGAACTGGCCGGTGTTCATCGGCGGCAAAGAGGTCTTCACCCAGGATCTCATCGCTTCCTATAACCCGGCGGATCCGGACGAAGTCCTGGGCCAGGTCTGCCAGGCCGGCCGGGAGGAAGTGGACCAGGCCCTGGATGCGGCCCGCAAGGCCCTGCCCGGTTGGCGGGACACGTCCCCCGAGGAGCGGGCCGCGTACCTGTTCAAGGCCGCGGACGTCTGCCGTCGCAGGGTCTATGAGCTGTCCGCCTGGCAGGTCCTGGAGGTGGGCAAGCAGTGGGACCAGGCCTACAACGACGTGGCCGAGGCCGTGGACTTTCTGGAATACTACGCCCGGGAGATGATCCGTCTGGGCGTGCCCCGCAGGATGGGCAACGCCCCGGGCGAGGTCAACGAATTGTTTTATCAGCCCAAGGGCATCGCCGCGGTCATCGCGCCGTGGAACTTCCCCTTTGCCATTTCCATGGGCATGGTCTCCGCGGCCATCGTCGCCGGCAACCCGGTGATCTACAAGCCCTCTTCCCTCTCCTCCCTGGTGGGCTACGGCTTGGTGGAGGTCTTCCAGGAGATCGGCCTGCCGGAGGGCGTCTTCAACTACTGCCCGGGCCGCAGCCGGGTGATGGGCGACTACCTGGTGGAGCATCCGGATATCAGCGTCATCGCCTTCACCGGTTCCGTGGAAGTGGGCCTGCGAATCATCGAAAAGGCGGCCAAAGTCCATCCGGGCCAGGACCAGTGCAAGCGGGTCATCGCCGAGATGGGCGGCAAGAACGCCATCATCATCGACGACGACGCGGACCTGGACGAGGCCGTGCCCCAGGTAATCTACTCGGCCTTCGGATTCCAGGGCCAGAAGTGTTCGGCCTGCTCCCGGGTCATCGTCCTGGACGCCATCTACGACCGGTTCATGACCCGGCTGCGCGAAGCGGCCCTGGCCGTAAAGATCGGCCCCAGCGAGCATCCCGGCAACTTCATGGGCGCGGTGGTGGATACGGGGCAGCAGAAAAATGTTTGGGCGGCCATCGAAACGGCCAAACAGGAAGGCCGGATCGTGGTCCAGCGCGAGGTCCCGGAAAAGGGCTGCTTCGTGCCCCTGACCATTGTCGAGGGCATCCGACCCGAACACCGCACGGCCCAGGAAGAGATTTTCGGGCCGGTGCTGGCCGTGATGCGGGCCAAAGACTTCACCGAAGCCCTGGACATGGCCAACAACTCCCGCTTCGCCCTGACCGGCGGCGTGTTCTCCCGCAGCCCGAAACGGTTGGAACAGGCCAAACGCGAATTCCGCGTGGGCAACCTGTACCTGAACCGGAACAACACCGGCGCTCTGGTCTTTCGCCAGCCCTTCGGGGGCTTCAAGATGTCCGGCGTGGGCTCCAAGGCCGGCGGACCGGACTATCTGATCCAATTCCTGGACCCGCGAGTGGTCACCGAAAACACCATGCGCCGAGGGTTCGCACCCATAGCCGGCGACGATGAATGGGTGGGATGA
- a CDS encoding queuosine precursor transporter, with protein sequence MNEALWLGFAFLDLVMVVVVFRFFGRQGLFAMIVFNLILCNIQVLKTIELFGLTTTLGNILYASVFFSTDLLGEHYGREEAKKAVLLGFLSLILAVTYMQIALLFTPAVSDFAQPHLEAIFGVLPRVVLASMVAYIVSQWHDIWAFHFWKARTGGRHLWLRNNASTLVSQLLDTVIFCSIAFLGIFPMDVWIQIVISTYLIKLLVGLLDTPFMYLAARFRPRDAVPA encoded by the coding sequence ATGAACGAAGCGCTTTGGTTGGGATTCGCCTTCCTGGATCTGGTCATGGTTGTGGTGGTCTTCCGCTTCTTCGGCAGGCAGGGCTTGTTCGCCATGATCGTCTTCAACCTGATCCTGTGCAACATCCAGGTGCTCAAGACCATCGAGCTGTTCGGCCTGACCACCACGCTGGGCAATATTCTGTATGCCAGCGTGTTTTTCTCCACGGACCTGCTGGGCGAGCACTACGGGCGGGAAGAGGCCAAAAAGGCCGTGCTGCTGGGCTTTTTGAGCCTGATCCTGGCCGTGACCTATATGCAGATCGCCCTGCTGTTCACCCCTGCCGTCTCGGACTTCGCCCAGCCCCACCTAGAGGCCATTTTCGGCGTTTTGCCCCGGGTCGTCCTGGCCAGCATGGTCGCCTACATCGTCTCCCAGTGGCACGACATCTGGGCCTTCCATTTCTGGAAGGCGCGCACCGGCGGCAGGCACCTCTGGCTGCGCAACAACGCCAGTACCCTGGTCAGCCAGCTTCTGGACACCGTGATCTTTTGCTCCATCGCCTTTCTGGGCATCTTTCCCATGGACGTCTGGATCCAGATCGTGATCAGCACGTATCTGATCAAACTGCTGGTCGGGCTTTTGGACACCCCGTTCATGTATCTGGCAGCCCGGTTTCGGCCCCGGGACGCGGTTCCGGCGTAG
- a CDS encoding acyl-CoA dehydratase activase, whose protein sequence is MAYHIGVDVGSVSVNCVVLDDSETLVHEAPYRRHFGLVLDETARVLEDVLARFPGEKIQSISFTGNQGQAISELLGAPFEVETIAQVLGATKVAPGVRSIISIGGQDAALFELDYDQQGQWRLAAFNVNGPCASGTGSFIDQQAERLTFAMYGDQFDMNQEKLQKVLEDFIALGATSTYPAPVACRCTVFTKSDMIHLQNKGETLPNIIAGLHHGTAANYMSTIVANRELVEPVIFIGGMASNQLQVEAFRKYYPNLTVPEHHASLGALGTALQSLRGKVRSSIDLDLLRSPAASKVDAIGRAQPLSLEYTVFDPDNTLPPLSEDGGVIDAYLGVDIGSTSTKYALIDDQGRIIHKRYVPTQGKPIEVAQGLLRHLQAEVGPRVRLKAVATTGSGRNVVGDFISADLVIDEITAHARGAVAVDPEIDTIFEIGGQDSKYIAIDKTHPTDFMMNKVCAAGTGSFLHELANKMNINIIGEFQEVALASKNPVNLAERCTVFMESDLTAYAQKGAGREDLIAGLCYAIVRNYLHRVVENRRIGQRIMFLGGPSLNKGIVAAFEKVAGKPILVPKHREVMGAFGAALAVRELAQAGKVEEKQRDLEHLAGLEVAFKESICRADKNCHNECKLKIYNFGGRKSVWGGDCGRYETAQTAVRKETDYFQLRWNLFRDAVQATGAHLGEGRPQKDDRPLIGVPLSLHSLDWGVFWAHLLTGMGLRPVFSPPTTQAMAMAGVESMTAEMCFPVKVFHGHVHHLLEHADYLFLPNVINMATADPEEKGQFCPLVESSQYLVRAALRIDNQRIIRPTLFLKDGPEMLVDAVYDSLPPSLRPAKPVVARALHRAWDEQHRFKADLRRRGREILSQVNGDEAVWIVTGRPYNLYDERLNLQMGRQMAKLGIKALPLDFLDVDDESLEDFPRMYWGLGARILRATKKIARTPNWFGVHLTNFSCGPDSFIEHFYGHVLSDKPFLILELDEHSAVAGMLTRIEAFQNVVKNVRAASKAAEEKEIAA, encoded by the coding sequence ATGGCTTACCATATCGGCGTTGACGTCGGTTCCGTCAGCGTCAATTGCGTTGTTCTCGACGATTCTGAAACCCTTGTTCACGAAGCCCCGTACCGCCGCCATTTCGGCCTGGTTCTCGATGAAACGGCCAGGGTCCTGGAAGATGTTCTCGCCCGTTTTCCAGGTGAAAAAATTCAGTCGATTTCCTTCACCGGCAACCAGGGCCAAGCCATCAGCGAGCTGTTAGGCGCGCCCTTCGAGGTGGAGACCATCGCCCAGGTGCTCGGCGCGACCAAGGTTGCCCCGGGGGTGCGCAGCATCATCAGCATCGGCGGTCAGGACGCGGCCCTGTTCGAGCTGGATTACGATCAGCAGGGCCAGTGGCGCTTGGCCGCCTTCAACGTCAACGGGCCCTGCGCCTCGGGCACCGGCTCGTTCATCGACCAGCAGGCCGAGCGGCTGACCTTTGCCATGTACGGCGACCAGTTCGACATGAACCAGGAAAAGCTCCAAAAGGTTCTGGAGGACTTCATCGCCCTGGGCGCGACCAGCACCTATCCGGCCCCGGTGGCCTGCCGCTGCACCGTGTTCACCAAGTCGGACATGATCCACCTCCAGAACAAGGGCGAGACCCTGCCGAACATCATCGCCGGACTGCATCACGGCACCGCGGCCAACTACATGAGCACCATCGTGGCCAACCGGGAGTTGGTGGAACCGGTGATCTTCATCGGCGGGATGGCTTCCAATCAGCTTCAGGTGGAGGCTTTCCGCAAATATTACCCCAATCTGACGGTTCCGGAGCACCACGCCTCCCTGGGCGCTCTGGGTACGGCCCTGCAATCCCTGCGCGGCAAGGTTCGAAGCAGTATTGATCTGGACCTGCTCCGCTCCCCGGCGGCCTCCAAGGTGGACGCCATCGGCCGGGCCCAGCCGCTGTCCCTGGAATACACGGTCTTTGATCCGGACAACACCCTGCCGCCCCTATCGGAAGACGGGGGGGTCATCGACGCCTATCTCGGCGTGGACATCGGCTCCACCTCCACCAAGTACGCCCTGATCGACGACCAGGGCCGGATCATCCACAAGCGCTACGTGCCCACCCAGGGCAAGCCCATCGAGGTGGCCCAGGGGCTGTTGCGCCATCTTCAGGCCGAGGTCGGCCCGCGCGTCCGGCTCAAGGCCGTGGCCACCACCGGCTCGGGCCGCAACGTGGTCGGGGATTTCATCAGCGCGGATCTGGTCATCGACGAAATCACGGCCCACGCCCGGGGCGCGGTGGCCGTGGATCCGGAAATCGACACCATTTTCGAGATCGGGGGCCAGGACTCCAAGTACATTGCCATCGACAAGACCCATCCCACGGACTTCATGATGAACAAGGTCTGCGCCGCGGGCACGGGCAGCTTTCTGCACGAGCTGGCCAACAAGATGAATATCAACATCATCGGCGAATTCCAGGAGGTGGCCCTGGCGTCCAAAAATCCGGTGAACCTGGCCGAGCGCTGCACCGTGTTCATGGAGTCCGACCTGACCGCCTATGCCCAGAAGGGCGCGGGCCGGGAGGACCTCATCGCCGGGCTGTGCTACGCCATTGTCCGCAACTACCTGCACCGGGTGGTGGAGAACCGGCGCATTGGGCAGCGGATCATGTTTCTGGGCGGACCGTCGCTGAACAAGGGCATTGTCGCGGCTTTTGAAAAGGTGGCGGGCAAGCCCATCCTGGTGCCCAAGCACCGGGAGGTCATGGGGGCCTTTGGCGCGGCCCTGGCCGTTCGCGAACTGGCCCAGGCCGGCAAGGTGGAGGAAAAGCAGCGCGATTTGGAGCACCTGGCCGGGCTGGAAGTGGCCTTCAAGGAGAGCATCTGTCGGGCGGACAAGAACTGCCACAACGAGTGTAAGCTGAAGATCTACAATTTCGGAGGGCGCAAGAGCGTCTGGGGCGGGGATTGCGGCCGGTACGAAACCGCCCAGACCGCGGTGCGCAAGGAGACGGACTACTTTCAGTTGCGCTGGAATCTGTTTCGGGACGCCGTCCAGGCGACCGGGGCGCATCTTGGAGAAGGGCGGCCCCAAAAGGACGACCGCCCCTTGATCGGCGTGCCCTTGAGCCTGCATTCCCTGGACTGGGGGGTGTTTTGGGCCCATTTATTGACAGGCATGGGCCTGCGCCCGGTCTTCAGCCCGCCCACCACCCAGGCCATGGCCATGGCCGGGGTGGAGAGCATGACCGCGGAAATGTGCTTTCCGGTCAAGGTATTCCACGGCCATGTGCATCACCTTCTGGAACACGCGGACTATCTCTTCCTGCCCAACGTGATCAACATGGCCACCGCGGACCCAGAGGAAAAAGGCCAGTTCTGCCCCCTGGTGGAAAGCTCTCAGTACCTGGTCCGGGCCGCCCTGCGCATCGACAACCAGCGGATCATCCGGCCCACCCTGTTCCTCAAGGATGGCCCGGAAATGCTGGTGGACGCGGTCTACGACAGCCTGCCTCCCTCTCTGCGCCCGGCCAAGCCGGTGGTGGCCCGTGCCCTGCACCGGGCCTGGGACGAACAGCACAGGTTCAAGGCCGACCTGCGCCGCCGGGGCCGGGAAATCCTCAGCCAGGTCAACGGCGACGAGGCCGTCTGGATCGTCACCGGTCGGCCCTACAACCTGTACGACGAGCGGCTGAACCTGCAGATGGGCCGGCAGATGGCCAAGCTGGGCATCAAGGCCCTGCCCCTGGACTTCCTGGACGTGGACGACGAGTCCCTGGAGGACTTTCCCCGGATGTATTGGGGCCTGGGCGCCCGCATCCTGCGGGCCACCAAAAAGATCGCCCGCACCCCCAACTGGTTCGGCGTCCACCTGACCAACTTCTCCTGCGGCCCGGATTCGTTCATTGAACACTTCTACGGCCACGTGCTGAGCGACAAACCCTTCCTGATCCTGGAACTGGACGAACACAGCGCCGTAGCCGGAATGCTCACCCGCATCGAGGCGTTTCAGAACGTGGTCAAGAATGTAAGGGCGGCGAGCAAGGCAGCAGAAGAGAAAGAGATCGCCGCGTGA
- a CDS encoding CoA activase, translating to MEMPPDKPTSSFAERMTQQVGRFDVTGRTLLVPDMAPIGSRLLAASFRAFGVPAVVMPTYTHLHLGKEFTSGKECFPCQVTLGDILGFLEEEKKRLGEAFDVTQYVYFMPEADGPCRFGMYNKMHRLVLDRFPEFKDIPILYMSTADGYASTGVLPGDKAKLFRRLAYVATILADVLDRITWRVRPYERDPGATDAYMAKALQEMIELIERRGEARDFNALYELLGKIAAGARELIDPAKPRKPKIGIVGEIYLRTHPDSNQNIVGELERFGAEVVDASLGEWVNYVSFEQHRNISKDWRQAWKRMDVGALVDATRKWADSRIEMAWQGWRQNQVYKKAQEHLDIQGDHAITTVEDKLDNDSLFTFDIGTEAALSIGGALEYVHDNFDGVVNVFPFTCMPSTITSAILKPLLLKMNVPYLDASYDGAIQPNREVAIRTFMYQAAQHQAARGEKKGGASM from the coding sequence ATGGAAATGCCCCCCGACAAACCAACCTCCTCGTTCGCGGAACGGATGACCCAGCAGGTCGGCCGGTTCGACGTTACCGGCAGGACCCTTCTGGTCCCGGACATGGCCCCCATCGGCTCCCGGCTGCTGGCCGCCAGCTTTCGGGCCTTCGGGGTTCCGGCCGTGGTCATGCCCACCTACACCCATTTGCACCTGGGCAAGGAGTTCACCTCCGGCAAGGAGTGCTTTCCCTGCCAGGTCACCCTGGGGGACATTCTCGGTTTTCTGGAGGAGGAGAAGAAGCGGCTGGGCGAGGCCTTTGACGTCACCCAGTACGTCTATTTCATGCCCGAGGCCGACGGTCCCTGTCGCTTCGGGATGTACAACAAGATGCACCGCCTGGTCCTGGACCGCTTCCCGGAATTCAAGGACATCCCCATTCTCTACATGTCCACGGCGGACGGCTACGCCTCCACGGGGGTGCTGCCCGGGGACAAGGCCAAGCTGTTCCGTCGCTTGGCCTACGTGGCCACGATCCTGGCCGATGTCCTGGACCGGATCACCTGGCGGGTACGACCCTACGAACGCGATCCCGGGGCTACCGACGCCTACATGGCCAAGGCCCTGCAAGAGATGATCGAGCTGATCGAGCGCCGCGGCGAGGCCCGGGATTTCAACGCCCTGTACGAGTTGCTGGGCAAAATCGCCGCCGGGGCCAGGGAACTCATCGATCCGGCCAAGCCGCGCAAGCCGAAGATCGGCATTGTCGGCGAAATCTACCTGCGCACCCATCCGGATTCCAACCAGAACATTGTCGGAGAGCTGGAGCGCTTTGGCGCGGAGGTGGTGGACGCCTCCCTGGGCGAGTGGGTGAACTACGTGAGCTTCGAGCAGCACCGGAACATCAGCAAGGACTGGCGGCAGGCCTGGAAGCGAATGGACGTCGGCGCTTTGGTGGACGCCACCCGGAAATGGGCGGACAGCCGGATCGAGATGGCCTGGCAGGGCTGGCGGCAGAATCAGGTCTACAAGAAGGCCCAGGAGCACCTGGACATCCAGGGCGACCACGCCATTACCACGGTGGAGGACAAGCTGGACAACGACAGCCTGTTCACCTTCGACATCGGCACCGAGGCGGCCCTGAGCATCGGCGGGGCGCTGGAATACGTCCACGACAACTTCGACGGCGTGGTCAACGTCTTCCCCTTCACCTGCATGCCCAGCACCATCACCTCGGCCATCCTCAAGCCCCTGCTCCTGAAAATGAACGTCCCCTATCTGGACGCCTCCTACGACGGAGCCATCCAACCCAACCGCGAAGTGGCTATCCGAACCTTTATGTACCAGGCCGCGCAGCATCAGGCGGCGCGGGGCGAGAAAAAAGGCGGGGCTTCCATGTAA
- a CDS encoding DNA alkylation repair protein: MLQKARDALRGFASEADAVILQRFFKTGPGEYGEGDRFLGVRVPATRKVARMFRAMPLADAQALLTSEIHEERLLALLILIGRYQRGTADQKRGIFDLYLANTRHINNWDLVDVSAEHVVGAHLWDKSRAPLSNLARSADIWERRIAVMATFHFIKKNQFDETLRIAELLLSDSHDLIHKAVGWMLREIGKRDLDAEEDFLRRHHQHMPRTMLRYAIEKFPEDKRRRYLLKGRGNGGRATDPRSRE; this comes from the coding sequence ATGCTTCAAAAAGCCCGCGACGCACTCCGGGGGTTCGCCAGCGAAGCGGACGCGGTAATCCTGCAACGGTTTTTCAAGACCGGTCCCGGTGAATACGGGGAAGGGGATCGGTTCCTCGGCGTCCGGGTTCCCGCGACCCGCAAGGTTGCCCGGATGTTCCGGGCAATGCCCCTGGCCGACGCGCAAGCCCTCCTGACCTCGGAAATTCACGAGGAACGTCTCCTGGCTCTGCTGATTCTGATCGGCCGGTATCAGCGCGGGACCGCCGACCAGAAGCGGGGAATCTTCGATCTGTATCTCGCCAACACGCGCCATATCAACAACTGGGACCTCGTCGACGTCTCAGCCGAACACGTGGTCGGCGCCCACCTTTGGGACAAAAGCCGCGCCCCGCTCTCCAACCTGGCCCGCTCCGCCGACATCTGGGAACGGCGCATCGCGGTCATGGCCACCTTTCACTTCATCAAGAAGAACCAGTTCGACGAGACGCTGCGGATCGCCGAACTCCTCCTTTCCGACTCCCACGACCTGATCCACAAGGCCGTGGGCTGGATGCTCCGGGAAATCGGCAAGCGGGATCTGGACGCGGAAGAGGATTTCCTGCGACGCCACCACCAGCACATGCCCAGAACCATGCTCCGGTACGCCATCGAGAAATTTCCCGAGGACAAACGTCGCCGGTATTTGCTGAAGGGGCGGGGTAATGGCGGCCGTGCTACTGATCCCAGGTCTCGGGAGTGA